The following is a genomic window from Bordetella sp. H567.
CTATCCGCGAAAATGGCCGGTTCAGGTTCTGGGGCGGCCTGGCCGTCGAGACCTGGGGTGGCGGCGAAGGGCTGGTGGAACTGGAGCACAAGGCCTGCGCGCGCGAAGACGTACGCATCTTCTACGAGACGGCCGCGACGGAATTGCTGCTGGACGAAGGCGTGGTTTCCGGCGTGCGGGTGCGCGCGGGCGAGCGCGTCCACGACATCCGGTGCAAGGCCGTGGTGCTGGCTTGCGGTGGATTCGAGTCCAACGCGGAGATGCGCGCCCGCTACCTGGGGACGAACTGGGATCTGGCCAAGGTGCGCGGTACCCGGTACAACACCGGCGCCGGATTGCGGATGGCGCTGGACGCCGGCGCGCTGCCGTATGGACATTGGTCCGGTTGCCACGCGGTGGGCTGGGACCAGAACGCACCGCCCTTTGGCGATCTGGTGGTAGGGGACAACTACCAGAAGCACAGTTATCCGATGGGCATCATGGTCAATGCGCGCGGGGAACGCTTCGTGGACGAAGGCGCCGACTTCCGCAACTTCACCTATGCGAAATACGGGCGTGCCGTCCTCGAACAGCCTGACATGTTCGCGTGGCAGGTCTTCGACGCCAAGGTCATTCCCAAGCTGCGCGACGAGTACAGGATCCGGCAGGTGACGAAAGTGCGTGTCGAGACGCTGGAAGAGTTGGCACATAAGCTGGAAGGCGTCGATCCGGAAGGCTTCTTGCGCAACGTCCGCGCCTATAACGAAGCGGTGATGACGGAGGTGCCGTACAACCCGGCCATCAAGGACGGTCGTGGCACACGCGGACTGGCCATTCCCAAATCGAATTGGGCGAACACCATAGACCAAGGCCCGTTCGAGGCCTACGCCGTGACGTGCGGCGTTACTTTCACGTTTGGCGGAGTGAAGATCAGCCTGCATGGCCAGGTCGAGGACACCGGCGGGAAACCGATCCGCGGGCTCTATGCCGCAGGCGAAATGGTGGGTGGGCTTTTCTACCACAACTACCCCGGGGGTACCGGGCTGACCTCGGGAGCCGTGTTCGGCAGGATCGCCGGTACGTCGGCGGGCAAGGCCGCGATCGCGACGAAATAGCGCGCGTGTTCCCGTCCAGCGGCGGTTATCCGTATCTGCCGACGCATCGCAGTGGCGGGGCGGGTGACGGCGGGGAATCAACCGCGCGGCAATCGCCGCGCGCTCGATCCCCGCTTCTCTTGCGTCGACTGACCATGCTGCTGCGTTTCCTGTTTCCCCCCGGGGATCATTGATAAAAGCACGCCGTCGCGCAGATGGAAATGGTGCAGGAGCGCCGCGGCTGCATGCGCGCCGGCTGCCCAGAGCAGGGCGTTGCCCAGTACGGTGTGTACGCCCACGATCAGCTGTCCCAGTCGATGCGCCGGCGCGATCCGGGGCGCGATGTCGAACCCGAGCAAGGTGAGTGGAATGCCCTCGAGCCAGGTACCGAGCACCGCCGTGGCGGGAATCGAGACGAGCAGGGCGTAAAGAGAAATCTGGCCCAGCTTCGCTGCCGCGGCCATCCATCGCGGCATCGGCCGCTTCGCGGGCGTGGCGCGGAACAGGCCCCATAGCAAGCGCAGTACGACGATGCCGAAGACCAGCATCCCAAGCGTCTCGTGGATCCTGCGCAGCCCGTCCGCCTCCGCGGAATAGAGCGAATAGCTGTCGCCCTTGCTGAGCACATAGGCGGACAGGACCAGCATGACGGTCAGCCAATGGAAAGCCTGGACGCCAGGCCCATGGCGAACGCAGCTGCCGGTCAAAGCCATTGGCCGCCTCCTGTCCCACGCACCAGGCGCGCCAGCCATAGCGCGCCGAGCCCAGCGGCCAGCCAGGTCAGTCCCTGCCCCACCCATTGCTGTTCGTCCAGCCGATAGGCATTGCATAGGCGCAGGGGGGCATCGACGTACAGGGACCCAGCGACCGCCATCATCGGCAACACATTGCCTAGGAAGAAGAACTGCACGACGACGCCCGCCTGCTGCCATGACCACCGCAGCGCCATGCCGCACAGGACGAGCACCGCGCATTTCGCGATTTCAACGCGAATGTCGACCAGGGCGAGGTCCAGCAGGCGCGGCACCATGCCCAGCGCGGCGGCGATGGCGACAAAGGCCAGTCCCGTGATGCCATGTGCATTCCACCTCGACATGCGGGCCGATTGCGCGGGCGGCAGCTGGCCGGCCAGCAGCATGCCAGCCAGCACCAGTATCGGAAACTGCAGCAGCATGTGCGATGCCATGCCCTGTTCCAGGGCGGGTCGCATGGGTGGCAGCAGCACGGCCAGTGCGAGCAGCGCGGCCGCGCATTGCTGCCCATACCGTGCGATGGCGCAGCTTGCCTTCATTCCTGAGCCGCGAGGTAACGCGCCAGCGCCAGCGCATCGCGGCCCTGGTCTTGGTCGTAGATATGCACCAGGCGCCCGTTGCCGTCGAGCACCAGCAGCGCCGCGTTGTGCTCGTAGCCTCCCAGGCCATTCGGAATGACGACCACGCCGTAGCGCCGCAGCAGGGCCTGGACATCCGCGGCCCGTGCCGGGGTGGCGAAGCGCCATAGCGATGCATCGGCTCGAAAGCGCCGGCCGTAGGCCGCGAGCGCGTCGGGCGTGTCGTGGCTGGGATCGAAGCTGATCGACAGCAGCCGGACCGCGGGCCTAGCCGCGTCGCGGTCCGTGCGTAGGGCATCCTGCAACTGCTGGAAGGCGCCGCCCAGCGCCGAACATACCGTCACGCACCCGGTGTATATGAAATCGACGATGGTGGCCGTGCCGCGGGCATGGAGCATCGCCGGCAATGGCAGCGTCTCCGCATCGGGCCCGCGCATTTCCACGGCCGGCGCCTCCACCGGCGAGCGCAGCACAGCCAGCCTGCGCGCGCCTTCGGCCGTCCATACCTGGAAGTCCATCGTCAGCCACGCGCCGCTTGCGTAGGCCAGCGCGGCCAGAAGCAGCGTAGCGGCGGTGGTGCGCCACATCAGGGCTTGCCGGTCAACGCCTGGAGCTCGGCGCCGCCCGCGAACGGCGTCGTGCGCGTCACCGCCTTGCGCTCGGCCGCCACTTGCCCGGCGGTGACGGCATCGGCGGAGTTGGACCACTGCGAGCGGATGTATGTCGCGACGGCCGCCACTTCGTTGTCGGAAAACTTGCCGCCGAACGACGGCATGCTGCCGTTGTACACAGTGTCCTTCACCTTGATCTCGCCCTGGAGGCCGTGCAGCAGGATATTGATGGCGACGCGGCTGTCCGCCTTCACCCATTCCGAACCGTCCAGCGGCGGAAATACGCCCGGAACGCCGGTGCCCGCGGCCTGGTGGCAGGCGGCACAGTTGGCGGTGAACAACGCCTTGCCGTCGGCCGCGGCGGGCGCGCCGGCCGCCTCTGCACGCGGTATGAGGTCGGCGACCGTACGGCGGTCGCCCAGTTGGGGATTGCCGAACGGATCCGAAAAGAGCACATACGCCACGCCGGCGACGACGACCCCCAGTGTGACCGCTGCCGCCAGCCGCGGTATGGGCCGCACGCGCTCGGAAGGATCGGCATGTTCGCGCGTCTGCGATGCGGATGAAGGCTTGGAATCAGGACTCATCTTTATTTTCTCGGTCGGGGTCAGGGTGCTGCAGGTGCCGCGGGCGCCGGCAGCGCGGGGTAGGTGTGATCGAGGCCCATCAGGTAGGCGACCAGGTCCAGGGCATCCTGACTGGCCACCACCACCTTGCCGGGCGGTGCGTAGGCCGGCGGCAGGTTCACCACCACGTCACCGCCTTCCGCCGTGTTCTTGACGCGGAACAGGAAGGGATAGGCGGGCATGATGGATGCCCAGGCATACGCGCGCGGCTGGTACAGGTGGCCAAGGTGCCAGTCCTTGCTGGGCTGGCGCGCGCCGATGTTGAATAGGTCGGGACCCGTGCGCATGGTGCCCAGCAGATGCGGCTTGTCGTAGACGTAGTCGCCCGGTACCGACGGCCGGCCCCAACCACGCGCGGCGTCGGGTCCCAGGTTGCGGTCGCGTGGCTGCTGGCTGTGGCAATAGACGCAGCCGTTGGAAATATAGATATTGCGGCCGCGCAGTTGTTGTTCGGTATAGGGCTTGAGCCCCGGCGGCGGCTGGATGTCGCGCACCTGCACGTAGGGCAGCACGACCAGGGCCGCGGTGGCGACGGCCAGCGCGACCATGGCGCCGGCGGCAAGCTTGACTTCATTTTCCATGAGCGGCCTCCCGTGGCTGCCAGAACAGGGCGGCGCCCGTGCGATGCGGCCCGAAGCGCAAGGCCATGGCAAAGAAATGGCCCACGAACACCAGGTGACCCAGCGTCATCAGCGCGCCGCCGATGCTGCGCGACTTCAGCCAGGGGAGGGTGACCAGGATCGAGTCATTGAAACTGCGCGAGGCGTCGAGCATGGCCATGCCCTGTTGCCAGCCGCCGATCGACAGGCCGATCACATAGACGAGGACGCCCAGGCCCACCAGCCAGAAATGCAGCTGGATCAGCCACGGATACGGCCACTCCCACGCCAGGACGCGCGGCATCATGAAATAAATGGCGCCGAACATGACCATCGACACGAAGGCATACATGCCCAGGTGTGCATGCGCCACGGTGAAATGGGTGAAATGCGTTACCGCATTGACGCTGCGCAGGGCCTCGACGGACCCCTCCAGCGACGAAGCCAGGTACATCAGTCCGCCGAACATCATGAAGCGAAGCGTGGGGGAATAGGCCGCCAGGTACATCTGGCCCTTCAGCGTGCGCTTCATGTTGACGGTAAAGGCGACGACCGGGATGATCATCATGATGCTCTGCACGATGGACAGCGTGGTCAGCCAGCCCGGCACCGGTCCGCCGATAAGGTGGTGTCCGCCGACCTGTCCGTAAAAGAAGGCCAGGGTCCAGAAGCCCAGCAGCGACAGGTTGTACGACACCACCGGCCGTCCGATGATTTTCGGCAGGAAATAATAGATGGCCCCCACGCTGACCGGGGTAAACCAAAGGCCCAGCGCGTTGTGGCCGTACCACCAGTTGGTGGTCGCCTGCTGCACGCCCGTGTGCACGCCGGGCAGGTTGGCGACGGCGAACAACACCGCGATCCACAGCAGCGCCGCCACCATGTACCAGACGCTGACGTACAGGTGGTCGACGCGCCGGTTGACCAGCGTGAACAGGACCGGCAGGATCACCAACGCGAATCCCGCGAAGATGAAGATGTCGATTTGCCATGGAATTTCAAGAAACTCCATGCCGTCGGTCCAGCCGGCCGCGACCGCACCCACGCCGGCCGCGATACCGGCGTTAAGGAAGGCGCTACCCAGCATGGCCCACGCCGCTCCGTGCAAGCGCGTGCGCAGCAGGCGCGGCAGCACCCACAGGATGACGCCCAGCGCCGCGTTGGACGACCAGCCGTAGATGACGGCATTCAGGTGCACCGTACGCAAGCGCCCGAACGACAGCCACGCCTGCTGGTCCAGCCAGTCGGGCGCGTGCAGCTTGATGGACGAAACCAGTCCTGCGGCCGAACCCACCAGCAGCCACAGGCAGGCGAACGCGACGAACATGAACACCGTGCACGCGCTGGAGCGATCGGCCTCGATATGGGCGTCGACCTCGCTCTGTCCCGCCACGCCGCACGCACGCGCATCCGCGGCGGCCGCAAGGGCCTGGCGTCCGTGGCGGTCCAGCGTGGGGTCGTCCACCTTGCCGGCCTCTCCGGACGCGAAGATGACAGAGGCCGCGGCCGGATTCTCCACCAATAGCCCTTTGCGCAAGGACCAGATGAATG
Proteins encoded in this region:
- a CDS encoding cbb3-type cytochrome c oxidase subunit II: MENEVKLAAGAMVALAVATAALVVLPYVQVRDIQPPPGLKPYTEQQLRGRNIYISNGCVYCHSQQPRDRNLGPDAARGWGRPSVPGDYVYDKPHLLGTMRTGPDLFNIGARQPSKDWHLGHLYQPRAYAWASIMPAYPFLFRVKNTAEGGDVVVNLPPAYAPPGKVVVASQDALDLVAYLMGLDHTYPALPAPAAPAAP
- a CDS encoding cytochrome b; the encoded protein is MLVLSAYVLSKGDSYSLYSAEADGLRRIHETLGMLVFGIVVLRLLWGLFRATPAKRPMPRWMAAAAKLGQISLYALLVSIPATAVLGTWLEGIPLTLLGFDIAPRIAPAHRLGQLIVGVHTVLGNALLWAAGAHAAAALLHHFHLRDGVLLSMIPGGKQETQQHGQSTQEKRGSSARRLPRG
- a CDS encoding c-type cytochrome, which encodes MSPDSKPSSASQTREHADPSERVRPIPRLAAAVTLGVVVAGVAYVLFSDPFGNPQLGDRRTVADLIPRAEAAGAPAAADGKALFTANCAACHQAAGTGVPGVFPPLDGSEWVKADSRVAINILLHGLQGEIKVKDTVYNGSMPSFGGKFSDNEVAAVATYIRSQWSNSADAVTAGQVAAERKAVTRTTPFAGGAELQALTGKP
- a CDS encoding SCO family protein, whose protein sequence is MWRTTAATLLLAALAYASGAWLTMDFQVWTAEGARRLAVLRSPVEAPAVEMRGPDAETLPLPAMLHARGTATIVDFIYTGCVTVCSALGGAFQQLQDALRTDRDAARPAVRLLSISFDPSHDTPDALAAYGRRFRADASLWRFATPARAADVQALLRRYGVVVIPNGLGGYEHNAALLVLDGNGRLVHIYDQDQGRDALALARYLAAQE
- a CDS encoding cbb3-type cytochrome c oxidase subunit I, with translation MDSAVLSLLGAFLLSLIGLFAFIWSLRKGLLVENPAAASVIFASGEAGKVDDPTLDRHGRQALAAAADARACGVAGQSEVDAHIEADRSSACTVFMFVAFACLWLLVGSAAGLVSSIKLHAPDWLDQQAWLSFGRLRTVHLNAVIYGWSSNAALGVILWVLPRLLRTRLHGAAWAMLGSAFLNAGIAAGVGAVAAGWTDGMEFLEIPWQIDIFIFAGFALVILPVLFTLVNRRVDHLYVSVWYMVAALLWIAVLFAVANLPGVHTGVQQATTNWWYGHNALGLWFTPVSVGAIYYFLPKIIGRPVVSYNLSLLGFWTLAFFYGQVGGHHLIGGPVPGWLTTLSIVQSIMMIIPVVAFTVNMKRTLKGQMYLAAYSPTLRFMMFGGLMYLASSLEGSVEALRSVNAVTHFTHFTVAHAHLGMYAFVSMVMFGAIYFMMPRVLAWEWPYPWLIQLHFWLVGLGVLVYVIGLSIGGWQQGMAMLDASRSFNDSILVTLPWLKSRSIGGALMTLGHLVFVGHFFAMALRFGPHRTGAALFWQPREAAHGK
- the tcuA gene encoding FAD-dependent tricarballylate dehydrogenase TcuA, giving the protein MDDTFGTPDVVVVGAGNAAACAALAAREQGATVIMLEAAPHDDCGGNSRYTAGAMRVMFNGVDDLLRLVPDLTPDEVANSDFGTYTAEQYLDDMGRLTQYRTDPDLAEILVTRSLDTLEWMRGKGVKFQASFGRQAIRENGRFRFWGGLAVETWGGGEGLVELEHKACAREDVRIFYETAATELLLDEGVVSGVRVRAGERVHDIRCKAVVLACGGFESNAEMRARYLGTNWDLAKVRGTRYNTGAGLRMALDAGALPYGHWSGCHAVGWDQNAPPFGDLVVGDNYQKHSYPMGIMVNARGERFVDEGADFRNFTYAKYGRAVLEQPDMFAWQVFDAKVIPKLRDEYRIRQVTKVRVETLEELAHKLEGVDPEGFLRNVRAYNEAVMTEVPYNPAIKDGRGTRGLAIPKSNWANTIDQGPFEAYAVTCGVTFTFGGVKISLHGQVEDTGGKPIRGLYAAGEMVGGLFYHNYPGGTGLTSGAVFGRIAGTSAGKAAIATK